One Methylophaga marina DNA window includes the following coding sequences:
- the secB gene encoding protein-export chaperone SecB produces MAEENTAAGEEQQKPRFVIQKIYTKDVSFESPNSPEIFREEWRPQLDLQLGNEYNRIDDDTHEIILSVTVTAKVGDKTAFLVEVKQAGIFTLTGYTTEEMGPLVGSYCPNTLFPFVREVVSDLVTKGGFPQLVLAPVNFDAMYLHQKEQVERQAREAKSNTTH; encoded by the coding sequence ATGGCTGAAGAAAATACAGCAGCAGGTGAAGAGCAGCAAAAACCACGTTTTGTGATTCAAAAAATTTACACAAAAGATGTGTCTTTTGAATCACCTAATTCACCAGAAATTTTCCGTGAGGAATGGCGTCCGCAATTGGATTTGCAGCTAGGTAATGAATACAACCGTATCGACGATGATACACATGAAATTATTTTGTCAGTTACTGTCACAGCAAAAGTAGGTGATAAGACGGCATTTCTTGTTGAAGTCAAACAAGCTGGTATTTTTACTTTAACGGGCTACACCACTGAAGAAATGGGACCATTAGTCGGCAGCTATTGTCCGAATACCCTTTTCCCTTTCGTCAGAGAAGTCGTTTCTGATCTGGTGACCAAAGGTGGCTTCCCACAACTTGTCTTAGCGCCAGTCAATTTTGATGCGATGTACTTGCACCAGAAAGAACAGGTAGAAAGACAAGCCCGCGAAGCAAAATCAAACACCACTCACTAA
- the grxC gene encoding glutaredoxin 3: MAKVIVYSSAHCPYCVMAKQLLERKGVKYDEIRVDLDPSKREEMMKKSQQRTVPQIFINNKAIGGYTDLVAIDRSKELDSLLAQS, from the coding sequence GTGGCAAAAGTAATCGTTTATTCTTCCGCTCACTGTCCCTACTGTGTGATGGCAAAGCAACTGCTGGAGCGTAAAGGTGTTAAGTACGACGAAATTCGTGTGGATCTTGATCCCTCTAAAAGAGAAGAGATGATGAAAAAGAGCCAACAAAGAACCGTGCCACAGATATTTATCAATAATAAAGCCATAGGCGGCTACACTGATTTAGTTGCGATTGATCGCAGCAAAGAGTTAGATAGCCTCCTGGCGCAATCTTAA
- a CDS encoding rhodanese-like domain-containing protein produces the protein MENLGEFIVNHWILSTAWIVLAWLVFSDAINRKLTGLHPLDVNQSVRLVNQYKGKFVDVREPEEFEKGHIADSVNLPLSKLDEEISKLKNKSQPLVIVCASGQRAKNAAKKFKSNDFEEVYVMTGGINGWKEAKLPLFS, from the coding sequence ATGGAAAATTTGGGCGAGTTTATTGTTAATCATTGGATTTTAAGCACGGCATGGATTGTATTAGCTTGGTTAGTTTTTTCCGATGCAATTAATCGTAAACTGACAGGATTACATCCGCTTGATGTGAACCAGTCAGTCCGACTAGTCAATCAGTACAAAGGTAAGTTTGTTGATGTGCGTGAACCGGAAGAGTTTGAAAAAGGGCATATTGCTGACTCAGTAAACCTCCCACTCTCCAAGTTGGATGAAGAAATCAGTAAGCTAAAAAATAAATCGCAGCCATTAGTCATTGTATGTGCAAGTGGTCAGCGTGCAAAAAATGCTGCTAAAAAGTTCAAATCGAATGACTTCGAAGAAGTCTATGTGATGACTGGCGGCATTAATGGATGGAAAGAGGCAAAATTACCCCTCTTTAGTTAA
- a CDS encoding ArsR/SmtB family transcription factor: protein MSLRIDAVYYMVFCDEIQSRVLTGKIVAQALNMDSIAIDNDIERAAFALKAMSHPLRLKILCAIGENELSVQDIVEHVGTTQSNVSQHLAKLREKEILMSRRDANRIYYRVNDERTLRLIEMMREVFCSAKN, encoded by the coding sequence ATGTCATTAAGAATTGATGCCGTGTATTATATGGTGTTTTGTGATGAAATACAGTCACGGGTACTGACGGGCAAAATTGTGGCACAAGCTTTAAACATGGATTCTATCGCGATTGATAATGATATCGAGCGTGCTGCATTTGCACTGAAAGCGATGTCTCATCCTCTTCGTTTGAAGATTCTCTGCGCGATTGGAGAAAATGAATTATCCGTTCAGGATATCGTAGAGCATGTTGGCACGACACAAAGTAACGTCTCCCAGCATTTGGCAAAATTGCGTGAAAAAGAGATTCTCATGTCTCGTCGTGACGCTAATCGCATTTATTATCGTGTAAACGATGAACGAACGCTTCGTTTGATTGAGATGATGCGTGAAGTATTCTGTTCTGCAAAAAATTAA
- a CDS encoding murein hydrolase activator EnvC family protein, with protein sequence MTLKILLASLSLLICFSVHAETDSASRLDDVRDEIKSLNSDLSAKKADREALFEKLKKQSRQVSELNKQLRNIETQIDNKHKEVEALRQEMGIKEKEQKQQLDALYSQIRTAFIHAEPSYLELLLNQKDISTLSRGSTYFRYFHQARQQELHNIHQLLTKLNNEQREVLLAQQSLENMLTQQRSKQTELQQQTEQRKATLVALDKSISSQDSRLASLKEEEKTYNSYSIH encoded by the coding sequence GTGACATTAAAGATCTTACTGGCGAGCTTAAGTCTGCTGATCTGTTTCAGTGTTCATGCTGAGACAGATTCAGCGTCACGCTTAGATGACGTTCGTGATGAAATAAAATCCCTAAATAGCGATCTCTCGGCAAAGAAGGCTGACAGGGAAGCTCTGTTCGAGAAATTAAAAAAACAGAGCCGACAAGTTTCTGAACTGAACAAACAGCTGCGAAATATCGAAACCCAAATAGACAATAAACATAAAGAGGTTGAGGCCTTACGTCAGGAAATGGGCATTAAAGAAAAAGAACAAAAACAACAACTAGATGCCCTTTATAGTCAGATACGCACCGCTTTTATTCATGCCGAACCCAGTTATCTTGAACTCTTACTTAATCAGAAAGATATTTCTACTCTGAGTCGAGGCAGTACGTATTTTCGCTATTTCCATCAGGCCAGACAGCAAGAGCTACATAATATTCACCAACTGCTAACCAAGCTTAACAATGAGCAACGTGAAGTATTGCTTGCTCAACAGTCACTGGAAAACATGCTAACTCAACAGCGTTCTAAGCAAACTGAGCTTCAGCAACAAACCGAACAAAGAAAAGCGACATTGGTCGCGCTAGATAAAAGCATCTCCAGCCAAGATAGTCGTTTAGCCTCTTTAAAAGAAGAAGAAAAAACCTACAACAGCTACTCAATTCACTGA
- a CDS encoding murein hydrolase activator EnvC family protein, whose product MKPNTPFSRLTGKLDWPVSGKILARYGSSRNLGKLKWQGIVIASPTGNDVKATAAGTVVFADWLRGFGLLIIIDHGDKYMTLYGNNESLLRDVGEYVKAGDVIAQSGEQGIRGLSGLYFEIRHRGSPTNPLKWLGKQG is encoded by the coding sequence GTGAAACCAAACACACCTTTTTCACGTCTGACAGGTAAACTAGATTGGCCAGTGAGTGGAAAAATACTTGCCCGCTATGGTAGCTCGAGAAATCTTGGTAAACTCAAGTGGCAAGGTATCGTCATTGCGTCACCAACTGGAAATGATGTCAAAGCCACAGCAGCCGGCACCGTTGTCTTTGCTGACTGGTTGAGAGGGTTTGGTCTGTTAATCATCATTGATCACGGTGATAAATACATGACCCTCTATGGCAACAATGAATCACTACTGAGAGATGTCGGTGAATATGTTAAGGCCGGCGATGTTATAGCACAGTCAGGCGAACAAGGAATTCGCGGCCTTTCCGGCCTATATTTTGAAATTCGTCACCGAGGCAGCCCAACAAATCCATTAAAATGGTTGGGAAAACAAGGCTGA
- a CDS encoding S41 family peptidase, whose product MSLFKRDFGLITSGVILGATLVFGQMVFADREATKPDLPLEDLRTFSEIFGRIKSSYVEPVEDKQLLENAIRGMLSGLDPHSTYLDKDQFKELREGTSGEFGGLGIEVSMEDGFVKVVTPIDDTPAAKAGIKPGDLIIRLDDTPVKGMTLNDAVDIMRGKPGTDLMLTVIREGEDTPLKINITRAIIKVESVKKRMLEPGYAYVRISTFQSRTGESLREAISDLKKENNGALNGLVLDLRNNPGGVLDAAVEVSDAFIEKGLIVYTEGRIADSDQKFHATPDDMLKSAPLVVLVNGGSASASEIVAGALQDHDRAVIMGTKTFGKGSVQTVMPLTNDTAVKMTTARYYTPSGRSIQAEGIVPDIELKPVHISAIEDAEFTPLRERDLAHHLMNGDEEEETDAKQNQADKEKEQPLEVSDYALSQALNLLKGMTILKK is encoded by the coding sequence ATGAGTTTGTTTAAACGTGATTTCGGCTTAATTACCAGCGGCGTAATTTTAGGTGCCACCCTCGTATTTGGCCAAATGGTTTTTGCTGACAGGGAAGCCACTAAACCCGATCTACCTCTTGAAGACTTGCGAACTTTTTCTGAGATTTTTGGCAGAATAAAAAGCAGTTATGTAGAGCCAGTAGAAGATAAACAATTATTAGAAAATGCCATTCGCGGCATGCTTTCTGGTCTGGATCCACACTCGACATACTTGGATAAAGATCAGTTCAAAGAGTTACGTGAAGGCACCTCTGGCGAGTTCGGTGGTTTAGGTATCGAAGTCAGTATGGAAGATGGCTTTGTCAAAGTAGTGACACCTATTGATGATACCCCTGCAGCTAAAGCCGGTATCAAGCCAGGTGATTTAATTATTCGTCTTGATGATACGCCAGTTAAAGGAATGACACTGAACGATGCCGTTGACATCATGCGCGGCAAACCTGGTACGGATCTGATGCTAACCGTCATTCGTGAAGGCGAAGATACACCGCTAAAAATTAATATCACTCGTGCCATTATCAAAGTGGAGAGTGTTAAGAAAAGAATGTTGGAACCCGGTTATGCCTATGTTCGGATTTCTACCTTCCAGTCTCGAACGGGTGAAAGCTTAAGAGAAGCTATTTCTGACCTGAAAAAAGAAAATAATGGCGCCTTAAACGGACTGGTTCTGGATTTACGTAACAATCCAGGTGGCGTACTAGATGCCGCCGTTGAAGTTTCTGATGCTTTCATAGAAAAAGGCCTTATTGTTTATACCGAAGGTCGTATTGCAGACTCAGATCAGAAATTCCATGCGACGCCAGACGATATGTTGAAAAGCGCGCCACTCGTTGTCTTAGTCAACGGTGGCTCTGCTTCCGCTTCTGAGATTGTGGCTGGTGCCTTACAGGATCATGACCGTGCCGTCATTATGGGAACAAAAACCTTCGGTAAAGGCTCTGTCCAAACAGTGATGCCTCTTACCAATGACACAGCTGTGAAGATGACGACTGCTCGCTATTACACGCCATCAGGTCGCTCAATTCAAGCAGAAGGTATTGTGCCTGATATTGAGCTTAAACCCGTGCATATTTCAGCCATCGAAGATGCAGAGTTTACGCCTCTTCGTGAGCGTGATTTGGCACATCATCTTATGAATGGTGATGAAGAAGAAGAGACCGATGCAAAACAGAACCAGGCTGATAAAGAGAAAGAGCAGCCGCTAGAAGTCTCTGATTATGCTTTATCTCAAGCACTTAATTTGTTGAAGGGAATGACCATCCTTAAAAAATAA
- a CDS encoding DJ-1 family glyoxalase III has translation MSTVLIPLAEGFEEIEAVTVIDLLRRAEINVVTASLSQRHQVTGSRQIVLFADHLLEDMVNADFDMIVLPGGQPGTNNLNQDSRISVLLQKQLNANKHIAAICAAPLVLAHAKILNQHKATCYPGAIKQEDWPEISLSDESVIVDDRIITSKGPGTAMDFALTLIEVMTNHQTRHTVEQDLVRK, from the coding sequence ATGTCTACTGTATTGATACCTCTCGCCGAGGGTTTTGAAGAGATTGAAGCGGTTACCGTTATCGATCTACTGAGAAGAGCAGAGATCAATGTAGTAACGGCTAGCCTTAGCCAGCGACATCAGGTTACAGGCAGTAGACAGATTGTTCTGTTTGCTGACCATTTACTTGAGGATATGGTTAACGCTGATTTTGACATGATTGTTTTGCCGGGCGGACAGCCCGGCACAAACAATCTTAATCAAGACTCCCGTATTTCAGTGTTATTACAAAAGCAGTTAAATGCTAATAAACACATCGCTGCCATTTGTGCTGCTCCGCTGGTACTAGCTCATGCTAAAATTCTCAATCAGCATAAAGCCACTTGCTATCCGGGAGCAATAAAGCAAGAAGATTGGCCTGAAATCTCACTTTCCGATGAGTCTGTTATCGTCGATGACAGAATAATTACTTCAAAAGGACCTGGTACAGCGATGGATTTTGCCTTAACCCTTATTGAAGTTATGACAAACCATCAAACTCGACATACCGTTGAACAAGATTTGGTAAGAAAGTAA
- a CDS encoding response regulator transcription factor, which produces MALLTANDLSILLVEPSAMQLKLIMRHLHEEGVHKIDGVSSGKEALDFIDKYPPDLVITAMYLPDMTANELIETVIHKHPQLNMSYMLISSEKGHAALEPVRQAGVIAILPKPFDHKDLQRAIRATLDIIDPEEITLESYDVSELSLLVVDDSLTSRNHIMRIFSTMGILHIDDAENGRKALDKINENHYDLIVTDLNMPEMDGHELVQYIRNDMGNDAIPIMILTTENNEARLGQVEQAGVSAILNKPFEPHTIREMLFRLLDS; this is translated from the coding sequence ATGGCCTTACTTACAGCTAACGATTTGTCTATTCTTCTGGTTGAACCATCAGCCATGCAGCTCAAACTGATTATGCGTCATCTGCATGAAGAGGGTGTGCATAAAATTGATGGTGTCAGCAGCGGTAAAGAAGCATTAGACTTTATTGATAAATATCCGCCAGATCTGGTCATTACCGCCATGTATTTACCGGATATGACTGCCAATGAGCTTATAGAGACCGTTATACACAAACACCCTCAACTGAATATGTCCTATATGCTGATCTCAAGTGAAAAAGGGCATGCGGCACTTGAACCCGTTAGGCAAGCTGGTGTGATTGCCATTCTACCTAAACCCTTCGATCATAAAGATCTACAACGTGCTATCAGAGCCACACTCGATATCATTGATCCGGAAGAGATTACTCTTGAAAGCTATGATGTGAGTGAACTCAGTTTGTTGGTGGTAGATGACAGCCTGACATCGCGTAATCACATTATGCGTATTTTTAGTACGATGGGGATCTTACATATTGATGATGCCGAAAATGGCCGCAAAGCATTAGATAAGATCAATGAAAACCATTATGACCTCATTGTGACTGATTTGAATATGCCGGAAATGGATGGGCATGAATTAGTACAATACATCAGAAATGATATGGGTAATGACGCTATCCCCATCATGATACTCACCACCGAAAATAATGAAGCACGATTAGGGCAGGTCGAGCAGGCCGGAGTCTCAGCCATTCTCAACAAACCTTTCGAGCCGCATACCATTCGCGAAATGTTATTCCGTTTACTTGACTCATAA
- a CDS encoding LysR family transcriptional regulator — MDTMRGVESFVRSVELGSLAAASRRLGISAAAVSQNIARLESSLGTRLLTRTTRSLALTDTGEVYYQRVKGLLQEMELAAEAVSYVEGKVSGRLKIACSAAFARHVLAPLLPIFYEQYPDLSIELIASDRHVDHRQEGIDVSIRIREQLDDSLVANRLTTVPLVYCASPEYLNKNGIPDSIAELRQHRCLLFKIPVDEKIVGWSFLRHGQRFQPEVRTAMVCDDIDMLANITLAGGGIARIAAFVVTQHVAEGRLISLFEEGSHTELHGEPEPLDYYFCVADRFAKTLKVRVLQEFLHQNLPTNWL; from the coding sequence ATGGACACAATGCGTGGCGTTGAGAGTTTTGTCAGATCGGTGGAGTTAGGTAGTCTTGCCGCGGCATCAAGAAGACTTGGCATAAGTGCCGCAGCGGTCAGCCAAAATATTGCACGCTTAGAGTCATCTCTTGGTACACGTTTATTGACCAGAACAACAAGAAGTCTGGCATTGACCGATACTGGTGAGGTGTATTACCAGCGTGTTAAGGGTTTATTGCAGGAAATGGAGTTGGCAGCTGAGGCCGTTTCATACGTAGAAGGCAAGGTGTCTGGAAGACTAAAAATAGCCTGCTCAGCTGCATTTGCACGACATGTTCTCGCTCCCCTCCTCCCCATATTTTATGAACAATATCCGGATTTGAGTATAGAGCTGATTGCCAGTGACAGACATGTCGATCATCGACAGGAAGGTATTGATGTCAGCATCAGAATACGTGAGCAGTTAGATGACAGTCTGGTGGCGAACAGACTAACCACGGTTCCGTTAGTTTATTGTGCGTCGCCAGAGTATCTGAATAAAAACGGTATACCGGATTCCATCGCTGAATTACGTCAGCATAGATGTTTGTTATTTAAGATACCTGTTGATGAGAAAATTGTAGGCTGGTCATTTTTACGGCATGGGCAACGCTTTCAGCCTGAAGTGAGAACAGCCATGGTTTGTGATGATATCGATATGTTGGCTAATATCACACTCGCTGGAGGAGGTATTGCTAGAATCGCCGCTTTTGTTGTGACTCAACATGTGGCGGAAGGCAGGCTTATTTCTTTATTTGAGGAGGGAAGTCATACAGAGCTTCATGGTGAGCCTGAGCCATTAGACTATTATTTTTGTGTCGCTGATCGTTTTGCTAAAACATTAAAAGTTAGGGTTCTGCAGGAGTTTTTGCATCAGAATTTACCGACCAACTGGCTATAA
- a CDS encoding DUF2798 domain-containing protein, with protein MNTKKLPVKLTSYVFALYMAGIMAFLMCLIITGVTQGLSSHYISDALNAYKVAMPAAFICILIVRPFVAFLVKKTVHMA; from the coding sequence ATGAATACAAAAAAATTACCCGTTAAACTCACGTCGTATGTTTTTGCACTTTATATGGCAGGTATTATGGCCTTCTTAATGTGCTTAATTATTACTGGCGTTACTCAGGGCCTATCCTCACACTACATCAGTGATGCCCTAAACGCATACAAAGTTGCCATGCCCGCCGCCTTTATTTGTATTCTTATTGTTAGACCTTTTGTGGCTTTTCTGGTGAAAAAAACCGTGCATATGGCCTAA
- a CDS encoding DNA ligase: MPRIQRAITVVFIFTLLSLNGLVHAAQTMPPVQLASVYKPERTEPVSAYLVSEKFDGVRAIWTGQQLLTRSGNIINAPDWFTASLPDVWLDGELWTKHQDFARLSGIIRTQIPDDEAWRKVSYRVFDMPDRELPFEQRYQNYTSLITKLNLPHIKPVKQYRLINKTALQDLLQDKIEHGAEGLILHLASAKHHGGRTQALLKLKPYDDAEATVIAHLPGKGKYTNQLGALRVKNKQGRVFSIGSGLSDQDRINPPPIGSVITYRYQGVTKTGLPRFARFLRIRETDLD, from the coding sequence ATGCCACGTATACAGCGTGCTATCACTGTTGTTTTCATTTTCACCCTGCTTAGTCTTAATGGGCTAGTTCATGCTGCTCAGACTATGCCACCCGTGCAACTGGCCAGTGTCTATAAGCCAGAGAGGACTGAGCCAGTATCTGCCTATCTCGTCAGTGAAAAGTTCGATGGTGTACGGGCTATCTGGACAGGTCAACAACTTCTGACCCGTAGTGGCAATATTATCAACGCCCCAGACTGGTTTACTGCTTCCCTACCCGATGTATGGTTGGATGGTGAGTTGTGGACTAAACATCAAGACTTTGCACGGCTCAGTGGCATTATAAGAACACAAATACCGGATGATGAAGCTTGGCGAAAAGTGAGTTATCGGGTGTTTGATATGCCCGATCGTGAACTGCCTTTTGAACAACGTTATCAAAACTACACAAGTTTAATCACAAAACTAAATCTGCCACATATTAAACCTGTTAAACAATATCGGCTGATAAACAAAACGGCTTTACAAGACCTGTTACAAGATAAGATAGAACACGGTGCTGAAGGTCTGATTTTACATCTGGCGTCAGCTAAACATCACGGTGGGAGAACGCAGGCTTTATTAAAACTCAAGCCATATGATGATGCTGAAGCCACCGTTATTGCGCATTTGCCAGGCAAAGGTAAATACACTAATCAGTTAGGCGCATTACGTGTTAAAAATAAGCAAGGCCGGGTCTTTTCGATCGGTAGCGGCTTATCAGATCAAGACCGTATTAACCCACCTCCCATCGGCAGTGTCATTACCTATCGTTATCAGGGGGTTACTAAAACTGGATTGCCTCGGTTTGCCCGCTTTTTGCGTATTCGCGAGACCGATCTGGATTAA
- a CDS encoding (5-formylfuran-3-yl)methyl phosphate synthase: MSNNTKWLASVQSLEEAQSLNGCLPDILDMKQPAKGALGALPVDIVEDIVKSVSGRCLTSATIGDLPMQFDVIEPAIMNMVGTGVDYVKIGLFGGEEQADCLQALTPVIKQLTTPVIAVIFADRNYETDVIEQVLKAGFSGVMVDTAEKNGRSLLDLWSIDALTAFVNIVKNAESLCGLAGALRIEDIATLRALKPDYLGFRSALCPERRRNASLSATLAQTIASELE, from the coding sequence ATGTCGAATAATACAAAATGGCTAGCCAGTGTACAGTCATTGGAAGAAGCTCAGAGCCTCAATGGCTGTCTGCCAGATATTCTTGATATGAAACAGCCGGCAAAAGGGGCCTTAGGCGCTTTGCCTGTAGATATAGTGGAAGATATTGTTAAGTCGGTATCGGGACGTTGTCTAACCAGCGCGACAATTGGTGATTTGCCAATGCAGTTTGATGTCATTGAGCCGGCAATCATGAATATGGTTGGAACAGGCGTGGATTATGTCAAAATTGGCTTATTCGGAGGTGAAGAACAAGCGGACTGTTTACAAGCATTAACGCCAGTTATCAAACAACTCACCACGCCGGTAATTGCTGTGATATTTGCTGATCGTAATTATGAAACTGATGTAATAGAACAGGTTCTAAAAGCAGGTTTTAGCGGTGTGATGGTTGATACCGCAGAAAAAAATGGTCGCTCTTTATTGGATTTATGGTCAATTGATGCGTTGACAGCGTTTGTAAACATAGTGAAAAACGCAGAAAGTTTATGTGGCTTGGCAGGTGCTTTACGCATTGAGGATATTGCTACCCTACGCGCATTAAAACCCGACTATCTGGGATTCCGTAGTGCTCTGTGTCCTGAGCGCAGAAGAAACGCATCACTGTCAGCGACATTAGCTCAAACAATCGCATCAGAGTTAGAGTAA
- a CDS encoding DUF447 domain-containing protein, translated as MVRLTAKIHEVIVTTKNADGTAHHAPMGVSEVNGYFQIKPFKPSTTYNNLMRHRSCSINYTDDVRVFAGALTGHRQWPSSACEKIDSLYLTNALSHTEIAIQNVDDDDPRACFYGDVVHEQQHGLFRGYNRAQSAVIEAAILVSRLSMLPEQKIRDEIDYLTIGMEKTAGEREWEAWGWLMKKVREAGINVE; from the coding sequence GTGGTACGGCTGACCGCAAAAATTCATGAAGTTATTGTGACGACAAAAAATGCTGATGGTACAGCACATCATGCGCCTATGGGTGTTAGTGAAGTAAATGGTTACTTTCAAATAAAACCTTTTAAACCATCGACAACTTACAATAACTTAATGCGTCATCGCTCATGTAGTATTAACTACACGGATGATGTACGCGTGTTTGCAGGAGCATTAACCGGGCACCGACAATGGCCATCTTCAGCATGTGAAAAGATAGATAGTCTCTATTTAACAAATGCACTTAGCCACACAGAAATAGCTATCCAGAATGTTGATGACGATGATCCCCGCGCCTGTTTTTATGGCGATGTTGTACATGAACAGCAACATGGCTTATTTCGTGGATATAACCGTGCACAAAGTGCCGTCATTGAAGCCGCCATATTGGTTAGCCGTTTGTCGATGTTGCCAGAACAAAAAATTCGCGATGAAATTGACTATTTGACCATCGGTATGGAAAAAACAGCGGGTGAACGCGAGTGGGAAGCGTGGGGCTGGTTAATGAAAAAGGTGAGAGAAGCAGGTATCAATGTCGAATAA
- a CDS encoding DUF6513 domain-containing protein, producing MARKILFLTGKLAEPSVHKVLEEMAPLPFEYRVHQIGVSVAALMTDKMIGRRLKPEDFEGFDEIIVPGRCRGDLELLSQDLGIKITRGPDEIKDLPMQFGKARKKPDLSHHAVKIFAEIVDAPERSIESLLERARYYASQGADVIDIGCLPEEKFPLMEEAIAALHDNGFKVSVDSLSIHDLQRASKAGADYLLSLTEKTIDLAKETDAVPILVPAEPGSLASLERAMEAMDKIGKPWVADPILDPIHFGLTASIVRYHELRRKYPDAPIMMGVGNLTELTDADTTGINAMLFGMISELNINCVLATEVSSHARRAIREADVARRMMFAAKQDNSLPRDFTGDLLVSHERHPFTDTADEIHALADTIRDPNYRIKVAKEGIFMFNRDGIVQDIDPFEFYPHLDVENDPGHAFYLGVELARAEVAWQLGKRYTQDEDLQWGCAVDVAEEDLTEQKVEGTTMKKTKKDRACGTADKTDTPRESMKKVVRDEHAPKVKKTRTACGTAEPKKNKKGAS from the coding sequence ATGGCGAGGAAGATATTATTTCTTACAGGCAAACTGGCTGAGCCCAGTGTGCATAAAGTGTTGGAAGAAATGGCGCCACTCCCCTTTGAGTATCGAGTTCATCAGATAGGCGTGTCTGTCGCAGCATTGATGACAGATAAAATGATAGGTAGACGACTCAAGCCTGAAGATTTTGAAGGGTTTGATGAAATCATAGTCCCAGGCCGCTGTCGAGGAGACCTCGAGCTACTAAGCCAAGATCTGGGTATTAAAATTACGCGTGGCCCAGATGAAATCAAAGATCTACCAATGCAGTTTGGTAAAGCCCGTAAAAAACCAGATTTATCTCACCACGCTGTCAAAATATTTGCCGAAATCGTCGATGCTCCTGAACGCTCTATTGAAAGTCTGTTAGAACGTGCCCGGTATTATGCTAGCCAAGGGGCGGATGTTATTGATATTGGCTGTTTACCTGAAGAAAAATTTCCATTAATGGAAGAAGCTATTGCAGCATTACATGATAATGGTTTTAAAGTGAGTGTGGACTCACTTTCGATTCATGACCTGCAGCGTGCGTCCAAAGCAGGTGCTGACTATTTATTAAGTTTGACTGAAAAAACGATTGATCTGGCAAAAGAAACAGACGCCGTCCCAATTTTAGTTCCTGCTGAGCCAGGTTCCCTTGCCTCACTGGAGCGAGCTATGGAAGCCATGGATAAAATTGGTAAACCGTGGGTGGCAGATCCGATTTTAGATCCCATTCATTTTGGTTTAACGGCCTCAATTGTTCGTTACCATGAATTACGGCGGAAATACCCTGATGCGCCGATCATGATGGGAGTAGGTAATCTGACAGAGTTAACTGACGCGGATACTACCGGAATCAATGCCATGTTATTTGGCATGATTTCTGAGTTAAATATTAACTGTGTATTAGCAACAGAAGTTAGCTCGCATGCACGACGGGCCATACGTGAAGCCGATGTGGCGAGACGAATGATGTTTGCCGCCAAACAGGATAATAGTCTACCAAGAGATTTTACAGGTGACTTGTTGGTGTCACACGAACGACACCCGTTTACGGATACTGCTGATGAAATTCATGCTTTGGCCGACACGATTCGAGACCCGAACTACCGGATAAAAGTCGCAAAAGAAGGCATTTTTATGTTCAATCGTGATGGTATTGTGCAGGATATTGATCCATTTGAATTCTATCCCCATCTAGACGTAGAGAATGATCCCGGCCATGCATTTTATCTTGGTGTTGAACTGGCCCGCGCCGAAGTCGCCTGGCAGTTAGGTAAGCGTTATACCCAAGATGAAGATTTACAATGGGGTTGTGCCGTTGATGTGGCAGAAGAAGATTTAACAGAGCAAAAGGTGGAAGGTACCACCATGAAAAAAACCAAGAAAGATCGTGCCTGCGGTACAGCAGATAAAACCGATACACCAAGAGAGAGTATGAAAAAAGTCGTCCGTGACGAGCATGCCCCAAAAGTCAAAAAAACTCGCACGGCGTGTGGTACGGCTGAACCTAAGAAAAATAAAAAAGGAGCATCCTAG